A single region of the Thermoanaerobacterium aotearoense genome encodes:
- the yicI gene encoding alpha-xylosidase, with product MKFTDGNWLVREEYKVYGATEVNDYEISDNSVILYVPTFHVNSRGDTLGGPLLTVEISSPMEDVISVKLYHFKGKANKSPKFEINRKDVIEVGIKQDDSHITFTSGNLTAKIKTKGDWSIDFFIGDRRITGTGFKNMAYITSQNGKNYLREQLDLGVDEYIYGLGERFTPFIKNGQQVDIWNRDGGTSSEQAYKNIPLYVTNKGYGVFVNDTGLVSYEIASERVSKVQFSVMDEEMEYFIIGGGTIKDVLINYTSLTGKPSLPPAWSFGLWLTTSFLTNYDEKTVSFFIDEMLRRDIPLSVFHFDCFWMKEFQWCDFEWDSRYFPDPENMLKRLKEKGVKISVWINPYIAQKSKLFAEAAKNGYLLKKANGDVWQWDLWQPGMGIVDFTNPYACQWFSSKLEKLVDMGVDCFKTDFGERIPTDVVYYDGSDPEKMHNYYTFLYNKVVYNTLAKKFGKDKAIVFARSATVGSQQFPVHWGGDCNATYESMAETLRGGLSLSMSGFAFWSHDIAGFESTATPDIYKRWTAFGLLSSHSRLHGNAAYKVPWVYDEEAVDVLRHFTRLKNKLMPYLYSKAYEASITGIPIMRTMVMEFQDDPTCAYIDRQYMLGDSLLVAPIFNEEGIAKYYLPNGKWTNYLNGAVIDGQQWIQEKHGYMSIPLMVRPNTIIATGNIDSRPDYDYLDNVTFEIFQLEDGLETSTIVYGINGEDKVTVIAKKERNSIEVNVNGTQKPWTILLRGIYNVNEVAGASYDNCEFGVRIIPEKDSSKINIILL from the coding sequence ATGAAATTTACAGATGGAAATTGGCTTGTTAGAGAAGAATACAAGGTTTATGGAGCCACTGAAGTAAATGATTATGAGATTAGTGATAATAGTGTAATTTTATATGTACCTACGTTTCATGTAAACAGTAGAGGAGATACATTAGGCGGTCCTCTTCTGACTGTAGAAATAAGTTCGCCTATGGAAGATGTGATTAGTGTTAAATTATATCATTTTAAAGGTAAAGCAAATAAGAGCCCTAAATTTGAGATAAACAGAAAAGATGTCATAGAAGTAGGTATCAAACAAGATGATAGTCATATTACTTTTACAAGCGGAAATCTTACGGCTAAGATAAAAACTAAAGGAGATTGGTCAATTGACTTTTTTATAGGCGATAGACGAATTACTGGTACAGGTTTTAAAAACATGGCATATATAACATCGCAAAATGGAAAAAATTATTTAAGAGAGCAATTAGACTTGGGTGTTGATGAATATATATATGGCTTAGGAGAGAGGTTTACGCCTTTTATTAAAAATGGTCAACAGGTAGATATATGGAATAGGGATGGTGGTACCAGCAGTGAGCAAGCGTATAAAAATATACCACTTTATGTAACAAACAAAGGATATGGTGTTTTTGTAAATGATACTGGACTTGTATCATATGAGATAGCTTCTGAGAGAGTTTCAAAAGTGCAGTTTAGTGTAATGGATGAAGAGATGGAATATTTTATAATCGGCGGAGGAACCATAAAAGACGTACTTATAAATTATACTTCTCTAACAGGTAAGCCATCATTGCCTCCTGCGTGGTCATTTGGATTGTGGCTTACAACATCATTTTTAACAAATTATGATGAGAAGACGGTTAGCTTTTTTATAGATGAAATGCTAAGGAGGGACATACCACTTAGTGTATTTCACTTTGATTGTTTTTGGATGAAGGAATTTCAGTGGTGTGATTTTGAATGGGACTCAAGATACTTTCCTGATCCTGAAAATATGTTAAAGAGGTTAAAGGAAAAGGGCGTTAAGATATCTGTTTGGATAAATCCATATATAGCTCAAAAGTCGAAACTATTTGCTGAAGCAGCAAAAAACGGCTATCTCCTGAAAAAGGCAAATGGGGATGTATGGCAATGGGATCTATGGCAGCCTGGAATGGGAATAGTTGATTTCACAAATCCTTATGCGTGCCAATGGTTTTCATCAAAATTAGAAAAACTTGTTGACATGGGCGTAGATTGCTTTAAGACAGACTTTGGTGAGAGAATCCCAACAGATGTTGTTTACTATGATGGCTCTGATCCTGAAAAAATGCACAACTATTATACATTTTTATACAACAAAGTAGTTTATAATACACTTGCTAAAAAATTTGGGAAAGATAAAGCGATTGTTTTTGCAAGGTCAGCTACAGTAGGTAGTCAACAGTTCCCAGTTCATTGGGGTGGAGACTGCAATGCTACATATGAATCAATGGCAGAAACCTTACGTGGTGGTTTGTCATTAAGCATGTCTGGATTTGCTTTTTGGAGTCATGATATAGCAGGATTTGAAAGTACAGCCACGCCAGATATATATAAAAGATGGACGGCTTTTGGACTTTTGTCATCACATAGTAGACTTCACGGTAATGCAGCATATAAAGTGCCTTGGGTATACGATGAAGAAGCAGTTGATGTATTAAGGCATTTTACAAGATTGAAAAACAAATTGATGCCTTACCTTTATTCAAAAGCTTATGAAGCATCAATTACTGGCATACCAATAATGAGGACAATGGTTATGGAATTTCAAGATGATCCAACTTGTGCGTACATTGATAGACAATATATGCTTGGAGATTCTCTATTAGTTGCTCCAATATTTAATGAAGAAGGAATTGCAAAATACTATTTACCAAATGGGAAATGGACTAATTATTTAAATGGCGCGGTCATAGATGGTCAACAATGGATTCAAGAGAAACATGGTTACATGAGCATACCTCTTATGGTTAGACCAAATACGATTATCGCAACAGGAAATATTGACAGTAGACCTGACTATGATTATTTGGACAATGTAACTTTTGAGATATTCCAGTTAGAAGATGGTTTAGAGACATCTACAATAGTTTATGGAATAAACGGAGAAGATAAAGTGACCGTAATTGCTAAAAAAGAAAGAAATTCAATTGAAGTGAATGTAAATGGTACCCAAAAACCTTGGACCATATTGCTGAGAGGAATTTATAATGTAAATGAAGTAGCAGGCGCTTCATATGATAATTGTGAGTTTGGCGTAAGGATAATACCTGAGAAAGATAGTTCAAAAATAAATATCATATTGTTATGA
- a CDS encoding beta-galactosidase, which translates to MREYKPISEKYPHFLHGGDYNPDQWLYYPKILDEDIRLMKLANWNVVSLGIFAWAALEPEEGNYQFKWLDSIMDKLYDNGIYVILATPSAAPPAWLLEKYPEVARVDSNRIRHLFGGRQNHCFTSPIYREKVRNINRKLAERYKDHPALIAWHVSNEYGNDCHCNLCQEAFRNWLKKKYDNDIKKLNHEWWSYFWSHTFTDWSQIQTPSPIGETTIHGLNLDYKRFVTDQTIDFFENEIAPLKELTPNIPVTTNFMGTFPGLNYWKFAKHLDVISWDSYPTWHGNEEDWVVAYKTAFVHDINRSLKSGQPFMLMESTPSVTNWQPVSKLKRPGMHVLSSIQAVAHGADTVQYFQWRKSRGGFEKFHGAVVDHCGHENTRVFKDVKEVGEILKKLDSIIGTTVEPEVAIIYDWENNWAIEDAKGPRQEKKDYLLTCQSHYRPFWSKGVPVDVIDMESDFNRYKLLIAPMLYMIKEGVTEKIKQFVKSGGTFVTTYLSGIANENDLCYLGGFPGPLKEVLGIWSEEIDALHDKDENYVVFNETNELGIKGEYKAKELCEIIHLEGGRDLAKYKGDFYAGYPAVTVNNYGNGKAYYIAFRNNDDFVDDFYDKIIELLDIKRTIDIDLPMGVTAQLRTDGNREFIFLLNFTDEEKKLDLKDIEYIDIVDNSMLDGKVMLPPYGFKIIENRKQGVDR; encoded by the coding sequence ATGAGAGAGTATAAACCAATAAGTGAAAAATATCCACATTTTCTCCATGGAGGCGACTATAATCCAGATCAATGGCTATATTATCCTAAAATTTTAGATGAAGACATAAGATTGATGAAATTAGCTAATTGGAATGTGGTAAGTCTAGGCATATTTGCTTGGGCCGCTTTAGAACCAGAAGAAGGAAATTATCAATTTAAATGGTTGGACAGTATAATGGACAAGTTGTATGACAATGGAATATATGTCATACTTGCAACACCTAGTGCTGCACCTCCTGCATGGCTTCTTGAAAAGTATCCAGAAGTAGCGAGGGTTGATTCAAATAGAATAAGACATCTTTTTGGAGGGAGGCAGAACCATTGTTTTACATCTCCAATATACAGAGAAAAAGTGAGAAATATCAATAGAAAACTTGCAGAGAGATATAAGGACCATCCAGCTTTGATTGCTTGGCATGTATCAAATGAATACGGAAATGATTGTCATTGCAATTTATGTCAAGAAGCATTCAGAAATTGGCTTAAGAAAAAATACGATAATGATATAAAAAAATTAAATCATGAATGGTGGAGCTACTTTTGGAGCCATACATTTACAGATTGGTCACAGATACAAACGCCATCACCAATTGGCGAAACAACTATACATGGATTAAACTTGGATTACAAGAGATTTGTAACAGATCAGACTATAGATTTTTTTGAAAATGAGATTGCACCTTTAAAAGAGCTAACACCAAATATCCCTGTAACAACTAATTTTATGGGGACTTTTCCGGGACTTAACTATTGGAAATTTGCAAAACATCTTGATGTCATATCATGGGACAGTTATCCAACTTGGCATGGAAATGAAGAAGATTGGGTAGTTGCATATAAAACAGCATTTGTTCATGACATAAATCGCTCCCTTAAAAGTGGGCAGCCATTCATGCTGATGGAAAGCACACCAAGTGTTACAAATTGGCAGCCTGTCTCAAAATTAAAAAGACCAGGAATGCATGTTTTATCATCAATACAGGCAGTTGCTCATGGAGCAGATACTGTTCAGTATTTTCAATGGAGAAAAAGCAGGGGCGGATTTGAAAAATTTCATGGTGCAGTAGTGGATCACTGTGGACATGAGAACACAAGAGTATTTAAAGATGTTAAAGAAGTGGGAGAAATACTAAAAAAGTTAGATTCGATTATAGGTACAACTGTAGAACCAGAGGTGGCTATAATTTACGATTGGGAGAACAATTGGGCGATAGAAGATGCAAAAGGCCCAAGGCAAGAAAAAAAAGATTACCTTTTGACGTGTCAATCACATTATAGGCCATTTTGGAGTAAAGGTGTTCCGGTAGATGTGATCGACATGGAAAGCGATTTTAATAGATACAAGCTGTTGATAGCTCCAATGCTTTACATGATAAAAGAAGGTGTAACTGAAAAAATAAAACAATTCGTAAAAAGTGGTGGAACTTTTGTAACGACGTATTTAAGTGGCATAGCAAACGAAAATGATCTTTGTTATCTAGGTGGTTTTCCAGGACCGCTAAAAGAGGTATTGGGGATTTGGAGCGAAGAAATAGATGCATTGCACGATAAAGATGAAAATTATGTAGTTTTTAATGAAACTAATGAATTAGGTATTAAAGGTGAATATAAGGCGAAAGAGCTTTGCGAAATTATTCATCTTGAAGGAGGAAGAGATTTAGCCAAGTATAAAGGAGACTTTTATGCAGGTTATCCTGCTGTGACAGTTAATAATTATGGTAATGGAAAGGCATATTATATAGCATTTAGAAATAATGATGATTTTGTGGATGATTTCTATGACAAAATAATAGAACTTTTAGATATAAAAAGAACGATAGATATTGATTTGCCAATGGGCGTTACTGCTCAATTACGAACAGATGGAAATAGAGAATTTATATTCTTGTTAAACTTCACAGATGAAGAAAAGAAATTAGATCTAAAAGACATTGAATATATAGATATAGTAGATAATAGCATGTTAGACGGAAAAGTTATGTTGCCGCCTTATGGATTTAAGATTATAGAAAATAGAAAACAAGGGGTTGATAGATAA
- a CDS encoding alpha-L-fucosidase, whose product MIPKKAKSINWFTNARFGMFIHWGLYAIPARGEWVRSQERISNEDYEIYFREFNPTNYDPKKWAQLAKYAGMKYAVMTAKHHDGFCLFDSKLTDYKSTNTPVKKDLIKDYLDAFRKENLRVGLYYSLLDWHHDEYPAYNDPYHPMRGNELFRNKEYDFSKYVDYMHSQVRELTTNYGKLDIMWFDFSYDDKTGDAWGASELVKMVRSNQPEILINSRLGGNLKSIDPEVYAGDFATPEQMIPAEGVFDELGNPVPWEACITMNDHWGYCAIDKDFKSAKQIIRLLVECVSKDGNLLLNVGPNAKGEIPEESVEVLLQIGKWMNKNSDSIYDCGSSELPKPEWGRYTKNGKKLYAHIFERSLGPIVLKGLKGKINKARLLSDLSEIKVTDYWHNNLDDQDSAFLDVQWAGLPDEIDTVIELELK is encoded by the coding sequence ATGATACCAAAAAAAGCGAAATCTATTAACTGGTTTACAAATGCCCGTTTTGGTATGTTTATACACTGGGGATTGTATGCAATTCCTGCACGAGGTGAATGGGTACGCAGCCAAGAAAGAATATCTAATGAAGACTATGAAATATATTTTAGAGAATTCAATCCTACAAATTATGATCCTAAGAAATGGGCTCAATTGGCTAAATATGCAGGCATGAAATATGCTGTAATGACTGCGAAGCATCATGACGGATTTTGTTTATTTGACAGTAAATTAACTGATTATAAGTCCACAAATACGCCTGTTAAAAAAGATTTAATAAAAGATTACTTAGATGCTTTTCGAAAGGAGAATTTGCGCGTTGGATTATACTATTCGTTGCTTGATTGGCATCATGATGAATATCCTGCATATAATGATCCCTATCATCCCATGAGAGGAAATGAATTATTTAGAAACAAGGAGTATGATTTTTCTAAGTATGTAGATTACATGCACAGTCAGGTGAGAGAGCTTACAACAAATTACGGTAAGTTAGATATTATGTGGTTTGACTTTTCTTATGATGACAAAACAGGGGATGCATGGGGAGCATCAGAGCTTGTCAAAATGGTTCGTTCTAATCAACCAGAAATATTAATAAACAGTAGATTAGGTGGCAATTTAAAGTCAATAGATCCAGAAGTATATGCAGGTGATTTTGCAACACCTGAGCAGATGATTCCAGCAGAAGGTGTTTTTGATGAATTGGGCAATCCTGTGCCATGGGAAGCATGTATAACAATGAATGATCATTGGGGGTATTGTGCAATAGATAAAGATTTTAAATCTGCAAAACAAATTATAAGACTTTTGGTAGAATGTGTGAGTAAAGATGGCAATTTGCTTTTAAATGTTGGCCCAAATGCAAAAGGGGAAATACCAGAAGAATCTGTAGAGGTGCTTTTGCAAATAGGTAAATGGATGAATAAAAATAGCGATAGTATTTACGATTGTGGGTCATCTGAACTGCCAAAACCAGAATGGGGAAGGTACACGAAAAACGGAAAAAAACTATATGCACATATTTTTGAAAGAAGTTTAGGACCGATAGTATTGAAGGGATTAAAAGGGAAAATAAATAAAGCCAGATTGCTGTCTGATCTTTCAGAAATTAAAGTTACTGATTACTGGCATAACAATTTAGATGATCAAGATAGTGCATTTCTTGACGTTCAATGGGCAGGACTCCCGGACGAAATTGATACTGTAATCGAGTTGGAACTAAAATAA
- a CDS encoding extracellular solute-binding protein, giving the protein MKIRKFVAVLAASFMVLFTLAGCTPKVTQTKSNNSNAVSANSKEGDIASIRPMNPITLTVYSQLANFQGEQTGWFAKVLLDKFNVKLNIVKDGDGVFATRLESGNLGDIVVFGNDSTDYQTAVKAGALLDWNKDNLLDDYGPYIKAHMQMALEKNKSISGGHIYGFGHDVGSSATEHSAPFYGPFIRWDLYKQLGYPKINTLEDFIPLLEKMQQLAPTSDTGKKTYGVSLFKDWDGNMVMFVKATAALYGWDEFGFGLYNVNTGEYQDALKPGGEYLRMLKFYNTLYQKGLLDPNSMTQTFDDVTQTYKTGGAFFNIFDFMSSAIYNTPDHLKAGKAMMPLVASDQKNVAYGLNMYGGNRVWTIGAKTQYPELCMAIINWLSTPEGVMTNNYGPKGVTWDYDKEGRPILTQLGEKAMSDGNTELPAPYSGKFSDGVDEINNTTWAIDSKNPDAKNGDTYNYKFWETRQSLPVSSIEQDWRDKMGVPNLDQYLVKNNQLAISLGTTYSATPMSNELTTTWNQVKQIIVNGSWKAIYAKSDAEFDSIVKDMTNQAYAHGYEDCIKYQQHEAQIRKSLDDKVRNK; this is encoded by the coding sequence GTGAAAATCAGGAAATTTGTAGCCGTTTTAGCAGCCAGTTTCATGGTATTATTTACGTTGGCTGGCTGCACACCTAAAGTAACTCAAACAAAATCAAATAATTCAAATGCTGTTTCAGCTAATTCAAAAGAAGGCGACATAGCATCAATCAGACCTATGAACCCTATAACACTTACTGTCTATAGCCAGCTGGCGAATTTTCAAGGTGAACAAACAGGATGGTTTGCGAAGGTCCTTTTGGACAAATTCAATGTAAAATTGAATATAGTTAAGGATGGCGACGGTGTCTTTGCTACAAGGCTGGAATCAGGCAATCTTGGTGATATAGTGGTATTTGGAAATGACTCTACAGATTACCAGACAGCAGTGAAAGCAGGCGCATTGCTTGATTGGAATAAAGACAATTTACTTGATGATTACGGTCCTTATATTAAAGCACATATGCAAATGGCATTGGAAAAGAATAAATCCATTTCTGGAGGACATATATATGGTTTTGGACACGATGTAGGCAGTAGTGCTACAGAACATTCAGCTCCATTTTATGGTCCGTTTATTAGATGGGATTTGTATAAACAGTTAGGATATCCAAAGATAAATACATTAGAAGATTTTATTCCTCTTTTAGAAAAAATGCAGCAATTAGCGCCAACATCTGATACAGGGAAGAAAACATATGGAGTCTCTTTATTTAAAGACTGGGATGGAAATATGGTTATGTTTGTAAAAGCAACGGCAGCTCTATACGGTTGGGATGAATTTGGATTTGGATTGTATAATGTGAATACAGGAGAGTATCAAGATGCACTAAAGCCAGGCGGAGAGTACTTAAGGATGTTAAAGTTCTACAATACTTTATATCAAAAAGGGTTACTTGATCCAAACTCCATGACGCAGACTTTTGACGATGTAACACAGACTTACAAAACAGGTGGTGCATTCTTTAATATATTTGACTTTATGAGCAGTGCAATATACAATACACCAGATCATCTGAAAGCAGGAAAGGCCATGATGCCTTTAGTAGCTTCTGATCAAAAAAATGTAGCTTACGGTTTAAATATGTATGGAGGAAATCGTGTCTGGACTATTGGTGCAAAAACACAATATCCTGAATTATGTATGGCTATTATAAATTGGCTATCGACACCTGAAGGTGTAATGACAAACAACTATGGACCGAAAGGAGTGACTTGGGATTACGATAAGGAAGGCAGACCGATTTTGACACAATTAGGTGAAAAAGCCATGAGTGATGGCAATACAGAGCTTCCTGCTCCATATTCAGGGAAATTCAGCGATGGTGTTGATGAAATAAATAACACTACTTGGGCAATAGATTCGAAAAATCCAGATGCGAAAAATGGAGATACTTACAACTATAAATTCTGGGAAACTCGACAATCATTGCCTGTAAGTTCAATTGAACAGGATTGGAGAGACAAAATGGGCGTTCCTAACTTGGATCAATATTTGGTGAAAAACAATCAATTAGCAATTTCCCTTGGAACTACTTATTCTGCTACACCTATGTCTAATGAATTAACTACTACCTGGAACCAAGTAAAGCAAATAATTGTAAATGGTTCTTGGAAAGCAATATATGCAAAATCAGATGCAGAATTTGACTCCATTGTAAAAGATATGACGAATCAAGCATATGCACATGGATATGAGGATTGTATAAAGTATCAACAGCATGAAGCACAGATACGTAAGTCATTAGATGACAAAGTGAGAAATAAATAA
- a CDS encoding carbohydrate ABC transporter permease: MNVDSVNKTNLSSKKFKVFKVRNDRSLGDIIFDFFNHVFFILFSLICLFPFYYLFINTISDNNLVSSGQILWYPKGIHFDNYLALLQVHDLATATFVSVARTILGTALMVLASAFVGYLVTKQKMYGRKFIYRFIVITMYFNAGLIPWYLNMSMLGLTNNFWGYIIPGIVSPFNIILVKTYIESIPPDLEESAEIDGAGYFTIFWKIILPLSKPILATIAIFGAVGNWNSFTDSMILMSGNPSLYTLQYRLYIYLTSTSDLATLMNSGGSVSQNVINSVMNMRTMRMTVAMVTLIPILLVYPFMQRYFEKGIMIGAVKG; encoded by the coding sequence ATGAATGTAGATAGTGTAAATAAGACTAATTTATCATCGAAAAAGTTTAAGGTATTTAAGGTTAGAAATGATAGAAGTTTAGGCGATATAATTTTTGATTTCTTTAATCATGTGTTTTTCATATTGTTTAGTTTAATTTGCTTATTCCCATTTTATTATCTTTTTATAAACACTATAAGTGATAATAATTTAGTAAGCTCAGGACAGATATTATGGTATCCTAAAGGAATTCATTTTGATAATTACTTAGCTCTGCTACAAGTACATGATCTTGCAACTGCAACATTTGTATCTGTAGCCAGGACTATTTTAGGAACGGCTTTAATGGTATTGGCATCGGCTTTTGTTGGATATTTAGTGACAAAACAAAAAATGTATGGTCGTAAGTTCATTTATCGCTTTATAGTAATTACCATGTATTTTAATGCTGGTTTAATTCCATGGTATTTGAATATGTCCATGCTTGGCTTAACTAATAATTTTTGGGGTTATATAATTCCTGGAATAGTATCGCCATTTAATATTATATTAGTAAAAACATATATTGAGTCAATACCACCAGATCTTGAAGAAAGTGCCGAAATTGATGGAGCGGGATATTTTACTATATTTTGGAAAATTATTTTGCCGCTATCTAAGCCCATTTTAGCTACTATTGCCATATTTGGTGCTGTTGGCAATTGGAATAGTTTTACCGATTCTATGATATTAATGTCTGGGAATCCATCATTATATACATTACAGTATAGGTTGTATATATATTTGACAAGTACATCAGATTTAGCGACTCTCATGAATTCAGGCGGTTCAGTTTCTCAAAATGTCATAAATTCAGTCATGAATATGAGGACGATGAGAATGACTGTAGCGATGGTTACTCTTATTCCAATTTTGCTGGTATATCCATTTATGCAGCGATACTTTGAGAAAGGAATTATGATTGGTGCTGTTAAAGGATGA
- a CDS encoding ABC transporter permease — translation MPGTNSVLVVSKNQLNKINTWMFLLRGCAILILVSTFIPALNPAMVSGLIDKNSALFTMAVSYSSLVEGFTRAINRGWVNSSTVLNIYVSSLLTFLSVAAIVAGCCMTLGKLKLQRLGIKIIIIGCGAAIISLLLLFPAYYALCGSTNLNAVQPMISYSYLIFAIFLIICAILGIANIKLLPKPSENDKYEMEAKYKLFLMALPFVILCFLFSYLPLWGWRYAFFDYTPGLGLSWNNFVGLKWFEFLFKNAASRADIIRVMTNTLAMSGIGIATSFLPMAFAICLTEIRSVKLRKSIQVVTTIPNFISWVLVYSLAFAMFSTEGFVNTVLIKLGLEKTATNFLMSGSHIWLKMWLWGTWKGLGWSAIIYIAAISGIDQQLYEAATVDGAGRFKKIWHITIPGLMPTFYVLLLLSIAGILSNGMDQYYVFRNAANQNSIEVLDLYVYLLGLGSGGTGNIPLATVVGMLKSVISITLLMAANWFSKLLRGESII, via the coding sequence ATGCCTGGAACAAATAGTGTTTTAGTGGTATCAAAAAATCAGCTTAACAAAATCAACACTTGGATGTTTTTACTGCGCGGATGTGCGATTCTGATTTTGGTATCAACATTTATTCCTGCATTGAACCCAGCGATGGTCAGTGGTTTGATTGATAAGAATTCTGCTTTATTTACTATGGCAGTGTCTTATAGTTCGCTTGTAGAAGGATTTACAAGAGCGATAAACAGAGGATGGGTTAATAGCAGTACAGTGCTAAACATATATGTTTCTTCTCTTCTGACATTTCTTAGTGTTGCGGCGATTGTGGCAGGTTGTTGCATGACGCTGGGTAAGTTGAAATTGCAAAGATTAGGTATAAAAATTATCATTATAGGGTGTGGAGCAGCTATAATTTCTTTGCTTCTTTTGTTTCCGGCGTATTATGCTCTTTGTGGAAGTACTAACCTTAACGCAGTTCAACCTATGATATCATATTCATATTTGATTTTTGCTATATTTTTAATTATTTGTGCTATATTAGGGATTGCTAATATAAAATTATTACCAAAGCCGTCGGAAAACGATAAATATGAAATGGAAGCAAAATATAAATTGTTTTTAATGGCGCTCCCGTTTGTAATCCTTTGCTTTTTGTTCTCATATTTGCCTCTTTGGGGATGGCGGTATGCATTTTTTGATTATACTCCAGGACTTGGACTAAGCTGGAATAATTTCGTTGGACTTAAATGGTTTGAATTTTTGTTTAAAAATGCAGCTAGTAGAGCTGATATCATAAGGGTTATGACAAATACTCTTGCGATGAGTGGAATTGGTATTGCAACGTCGTTCTTGCCAATGGCTTTTGCAATTTGCCTTACAGAAATAAGATCAGTAAAATTGAGAAAATCAATTCAAGTTGTTACAACGATACCGAATTTTATCAGTTGGGTTTTGGTATACAGTTTGGCTTTTGCCATGTTTTCTACTGAAGGTTTTGTCAACACAGTTTTGATAAAATTAGGATTGGAGAAAACTGCCACTAATTTTCTTATGAGTGGAAGTCATATTTGGCTTAAAATGTGGTTATGGGGAACATGGAAAGGTCTTGGATGGAGTGCAATCATATACATAGCAGCCATCTCAGGCATAGATCAACAACTTTATGAAGCAGCTACTGTGGATGGTGCAGGACGATTTAAAAAAATATGGCATATTACTATACCGGGACTTATGCCAACATTTTATGTGTTACTTCTCCTGAGTATTGCAGGCATTCTTTCAAATGGCATGGACCAATATTATGTATTCAGGAATGCGGCAAATCAAAATTCAATTGAGGTGTTAGATTTATACGTATATTTATTAGGGCTTGGCAGTGGGGGCACTGGAAATATACCGTTGGCAACGGTTGTTGGCATGTTGAAATCTGTAATCAGTATTACGTTATTAATGGCTGCAAATTGGTTTTCTAAATTGTTACGTGGTGAAAGTATAATTTAG
- a CDS encoding LacI family DNA-binding transcriptional regulator, translating into MENVTIKDVAKHAQVSIATVSRVLNDNYPVSKETKEKVLKAMNELNFKPNSIARSLKSNITHLIGVVIPDISNSFFMEIIKGIDSVVSKEEYSLILSYTDENFDKELNVLKRLSQKRVDAIILASSNTDNKYVDDLIKENIPVVLIDRKIKTSNVDVIASDDFGSAYTLTKYLIEMGHRDICIVNGNLNVSTGIERYDGFKAAMMDYNIEIKDELVLNGYYSWEKAYEEVKKLIVDKKIIPSAIFAANNRMAEGTMLVLKENHLKIPDDVSLVTFEEIENQKLIEPKLTCIKQNALLMGKKAGQMILERIKDKETNPKEIVVVSDLVINGSVKKIN; encoded by the coding sequence TTGGAAAATGTAACGATAAAAGATGTTGCAAAGCATGCACAAGTGTCAATAGCAACTGTTTCGAGAGTGCTAAACGACAATTATCCTGTTAGTAAAGAGACTAAAGAAAAAGTTTTAAAAGCAATGAATGAGTTGAACTTTAAACCCAATAGTATAGCAAGAAGTTTGAAAAGCAATATTACACATTTAATTGGTGTAGTTATTCCTGATATTTCTAATTCGTTTTTTATGGAAATAATAAAAGGAATTGATAGTGTTGTCAGCAAGGAAGAATATAGTTTAATTCTTTCATACACAGATGAAAATTTCGATAAAGAGCTAAATGTTCTTAAAAGATTGTCACAAAAACGTGTTGATGCAATAATTTTGGCATCTTCGAATACAGATAATAAATATGTTGATGATTTAATTAAGGAAAATATTCCTGTTGTATTGATAGATAGAAAGATTAAAACCAGCAATGTGGACGTTATTGCAAGTGATGATTTCGGAAGTGCTTATACGTTGACTAAATATTTGATAGAAATGGGACATAGGGATATTTGTATTGTAAATGGCAATTTAAATGTTAGCACTGGCATAGAAAGATATGATGGATTTAAAGCCGCTATGATGGATTACAACATTGAAATTAAAGATGAGCTTGTACTAAATGGGTATTATTCTTGGGAAAAAGCATATGAAGAAGTAAAAAAATTAATTGTGGATAAAAAGATTATACCATCAGCTATTTTCGCAGCTAATAATAGGATGGCTGAAGGTACGATGCTAGTGTTAAAAGAGAATCATTTAAAAATTCCTGATGATGTTTCCCTTGTGACTTTTGAAGAAATTGAAAATCAGAAATTGATAGAACCAAAGCTTACCTGTATTAAACAAAATGCGTTGTTGATGGGGAAAAAAGCCGGACAAATGATTTTAGAAAGAATAAAAGATAAAGAAACGAATCCTAAAGAGATAGTTGTAGTGTCTGATCTCGTTATTAATGGCTCTGTCAAAAAAATAAATTAA